Proteins co-encoded in one Prunus persica cultivar Lovell chromosome G6, Prunus_persica_NCBIv2, whole genome shotgun sequence genomic window:
- the LOC18772068 gene encoding metal tolerance protein 4, with amino-acid sequence MEGKLDTGGGVKSPLLASGGRSRRLSRRNSYNSLRNDFVSRLPDNVRAGIDPESPEGIDYSRTTGLNRGEKEYYETQFATLQSFEEVDSIVQADCIDEDDLEERAQHERAMKISNYANILLLGLKIYATIKSGSIAIAASTLDSLLDLLAGGILWFTHLAMKNINIYKYPIGKLRVQPVGIIIFAAIMATLGFQVLIQAVEQLVTDDPTEKMSSSQLVWLYVIMIFATVVKLALWFYCRSSGNKIVRAYAKDHYFDVVTNVVGLVAAVLANRFYWWLDPAGAILLAVYTIVNWSGTVMENAVSLVGQSAPPEFLQKLTYLVIMHPEVKRIDTVRAYTFGVLYFVEVDIELPEEMPLKEAHAIGETLQIKIEKLPEIERAFVHLDFECEHKPEHSVLVKLPNTQP; translated from the exons ATGGAGGGAAAATTGGATACGGGTGGTGGTGTGAAATCGCCGCTGTTGGCGAGCGGTGGACGCAGTCGGCGACTGAGTCGAAGGAACTCATATAACTCACTCAGAAACGACTTCGTTTCCAGGCTCCCTGACAATGTTCGAGCTGGCATCGATCCCGAGTCGCCTGAAGGCATCGACTACTCTCGAACCACAGGCTTAAACCGAG GGGAGAAGGAATATTATGAAACCCAATTTGCAACACTTCAATCCTTTGAGGAGGTTGACTCTATAGTGCAAGCAGACTGTATCGACGAGGACGATCTCGAGGAACGAGCACAACATGAAAGAGCAATGAAGATTTCCAACTATGCTAATATACTTCTCTTGGGACTTAAG ATCTATGCTACTATAAAGAGTGGGTCCATAGCCATTGCTGCATCAACACTAGATTCTTTACTAGATCTCTTGGCTGGTGGCATACTTTGGTTTACTCACCTGGCCATGAAAAACATCAATATCTATAAATATCCTATTGGAAAATTGAGGGTTCAGCCTGTTGGCATAATCATCTTTGCTGCTATCATGGCTACACTTG GGTTTCAAGTGTTGATCCAGGCTGTCGAACAACTAGTTACAGATGATCCCACTGAAAAGATGTCCTCAAGTCAATTGGTGTGGCTGTATGTAATTATGATATTTGCTACTGTGGTAAAACTTGCACTCTGGTTTTATTGCAGGAGCTCAGGAAACAAGATCGTTCGTGCCTATGCGAAG GATCACTATTTTGATGTGGTGACGAATGTAGTAGGATTAGTTGCTGCTGTTCTTGCTAATAGGTTCTACTGGTGGCTTGATCCTGCTGGTGCTATTCTCCTTGCTGTATACACGATTGTAAATTGGTCCGGAACTGTTATGGAAAATGCAG TTTCCCTTGTGGGACAATCGGCCCCTCCTGAATTCCTACAAAAACTGACATATCTTGTCATAATGCACCCTGAAGTGAAGCGTATTGACACAGTTCGTGCTTACACATTTGGTGTTCTTTATTTTGTGGAG GTTGACATTGAACTCCCAGAGGAGATGCCCTTAAAAGAAGCACATGCAATTGGAGAAACCCTCCAGATAAAGATTGAAAAACTTCCCGAAATTGAGCGAGCATTTGTTCATCTTGACTTTGAATGCGAGCACAAACCAGAACATTCTGTACTCGTCAAGCTTCCAAACACACAGCCCTGA
- the LOC18774084 gene encoding E3 ubiquitin-protein ligase SINAT2 isoform X2: MSPGGRFCEDVAESRMAFADSDVATSTGDVRTSPFRKAAPGLLGIPGMPSNHNVHDLLECPVCMNLMCPPIHQCPNGHTLCSSCKVRVHNCCPTCRNELGNIRCLALEKVAESLDLPCRYQIYGCQDIFPYYSKLKHEKICKYRPYNCPYAGADCSVTGDIQLLMMHLKNDHKVDMHDGCTFNHRYVKSNPQEVDNATWMLTCRFLTVLGASFACILRLSTLELHLFTWPSFGSWVMMMRQSNSLIVSKLAAVAESLYGKEFLGASEIATEKFVTVKMD, translated from the exons ATGTCTCCTGGAGGTCGCTTCTGTGAGGATGTGGCTGAGTCTCGTATGGCATTTGCAGATTCTGATGTTGCAACTTCCACTGGTGATGTAAGGACTTCCCCTTTCAGAAAAGCTGCCCCTGGTTTGCTTGGAATTCCTGGAATGCCATCAAACCACAATGTGCATGACCTACTCGAGTGTCCTGTTTGCATGAATTTAATGTGTCCTCCAATTCACCAG TGTCCAAATGGCCACACTCTCTGCTCGAGCTGTAAGGTTAGAGTGCACAACTGTTGCCCCACGTGTCGCAATGAACTTGGAAATATAAGGTGCTTGGCACTGGAGAAAGTAGCAGAGTCGCTGGATCTTCCTTGTAGATACCAAATTTATGGTTGCCAAGATATATTCCCATACTACAGCAAGCTAAAGCATGAGAAAATCTGTAAATATCGTCCATACAACTGCCCTTATGCTGGAGCTGATTGTTCTGTCACAGGAGATATCCAACTCCTTATGATGCATCTTAAAAATGATCACAAGGTTGACATGCATGACGGATGTACTTTCAACCATAGATATGTTAAATCCAATCCCCAAGAAGTTGACAATGCTACATGGATGTTGACC TGCAGATTTTTAACTGTTTTGGGCGCCAGTTTTGCTTGCATTTTGAGGCTTTCCACATTGGAACTGCACCTGTTTACATGGCCTTCCTTCGGTTCAtgggtgatgatgatgaggcaAAGCAATTCACTTATAGTCTCGAAGTTAGCGGCAGTGGCAGAAAGCTTATATGGCAAGGAATTCCTAGGAGCATCCGAGATAGCCACAGAAAAGTTCGTGACAGTCAAGATGGACTAA
- the LOC18772564 gene encoding GTP-binding protein BRASSINAZOLE INSENSITIVE PALE GREEN 2, chloroplastic — protein sequence MLLLARNHSLSKLKPLLSLSLISHSFTTQTPYSHFTSIPKPHFQNPTNFQPLPFSTIFFKPFSSSKSLPLNREGNYDEATTQAHLVCPGCGVHMQDSDPKNPGFFLKPSKKDPRTYRLGAHLEHVAHEPEFNDSLKRGLIIDPEKLSSESNLVELKQEKPVVCARCHSLRHYGKVKDPTVENLLPDFDFDHTVGRKLALASGTRSVVLMVVDAADFDGSFPKKVAKLVSDTIEEHSAAWKQGKSGNVPRVVLVVTKIDLLPSSLSPTRLEHWVRTRAREGGANKLTSVHLVSAVRDWGLKNLVDDVVSLAGPRGNVWAIGAQNAGKSTLINAIGKHVEGKITHLTEAPVPGTTLGIVRVEGVLPGHTKLFDTPGLLNPHQITTRLTREEQSLVNISKELKPRTYRIKDGYSVHIAGLMRLDIEESSVDTVYVTAWASPYLPLHMGKTENACTMVEEHFGRQLQPPIGETRVKELGKWVRKEFHISGNSWDSSSVDIAAAGLGWFAIGLKGEAVLSVWTYDGIDVVLRNALLPNRSYIFEVAGFTVSKIVSKADQASNKPHHRSEKKRKQSDRKESVAC from the exons ATGCTATTGTTAGCTCGAAACCACTCTCTCTCAAAGCTAAAAcccctcctttctctctctctgatttcCCATTCTTTCACAACCCAAACCCCATATTCTCATTTCACTTCAATCCCAAAACCCCATTTCCAAAACCCCACAAATTTTCAACCTTTACCATTCTCAACCATCTTCTTCAAACCCTTCTCCTCATCTAAATCGTTGCCCTTGAACCGTGAAGGGAATTACGATGAAGCCACCACCCAAGCTCACCTCGTCTGCCCTGGCTGTGGCGTTCACATGCAGGACTCCGACCCTAAAAACCCTGGCTTCTTCCTCAAACCCTCGAAAAAGGATCCAAGGACTTATCGATTGGGTGCCCATCTCGAGCATGTTGCGCACGAGCCAGAATTTAACGATTCCCTCAAAAGGGGTCTCATTATCGACCCCGAAAAGTTGAGCTCTGAATCCAATTTGGTCGAACTAAAGCAGGAGAAACCGGTGGTATGTGCACGGTGCCACTCTCTGAGGCATTACGGTAAAGTGAAGGATCCAACGGTGGAGAACTTGCTTCccgattttgattttgatcatACGGTTGGGAGGAAGTTGGCATTAGCCTCTGGGACCCGATCAGTGGTGCTAATGGTGGTGGACGCTGCAGACTTTGATGGATCGTTTCCCAAAAAGGTTGCCAAGTTGGTTTCGGATACAATCGAGGAGCATTCAGCAGCTTGGAAACAGGGTAAGTCAGGGAATGTGCCCAGAGTGGTGCTTGTGGTAACAAAGATTGATCTTTTGCCAAGTTCATTGTCGCCAACAAGGTTAGAGCATTGGGTTAGGACAAGAGCAAGGGAGGGCGGAGCCAATAAGTTAACGAGTGTGCATTTGGTGAGTGCTGTTAGGGATTGGGGGTTGAAAAATCTTGTTGATGATGTTGTTAGCTTGGCAGGACCAAGAGGGAATGTGTGGGCAATAGGCGCACAGAATGCAGGGAAGAGTACGTTGATAAATGCAATTGGGAAGCATGTTGAAGGGAAGATTACGCATCTGACAGAAGCGCCTGTGCCCGGAACAACATTGGGAATTGTTAGAGTGGAAGGTGTACTTCCTGGTCATACCAAGTTGTTTGATACGCCGGGGCTTTTGAATCCTCATCAGATTACAACCAGGTTGACAAGGGAAGAACAGAGTCTTGTAAACATTAGCAAGGAATTGAAACCAAGGACATACAGGATCAAG GATGGTTATTCAGTTCATATCGCTGGGCTTATGAGGCTGGATATAGAAGAATCGTCAGTTGATACTGTTTATGTTACAGCATGGGCATCTCCTTATCTTCCATTACACAtgggaaaaacagaaaatgcaTGCACAATGGTAGAGGAACATTTTGGTCGTCAATTACAG CCACCAATCGGAGAGACTAGAGTCAAGGAGCTTGGGAAGTGGGTGAGAAAGGAATTTCACATCAGTGGAAACAGTTGGGATTCAAGTTCGGTGGATATCGCTGCTGCAGGTCTTGGTTGGTTTGCTATTGGACTTAAAGGAGAGGCAGTTTTGAGTGTTTGGACGTATGATGGTATCGACGTTGTTCTACGCAATGCATTGCTTCCTAATAGATCATACATTTTTGAAGTTGCCGGTTTTACAGTCTCTAAAATTGTCTCCAAGGCTGACCAAGCTTCAAATAAGCCACACCACCGAagtgagaagaagaggaaacaaAGTGACCGAAAGGAATCTGTTGCTTGTTGA
- the LOC18772273 gene encoding protein EMBRYO SAC DEVELOPMENT ARREST 3, chloroplastic — MSSSSSSSHLSAIPQRLSKSSLCHFNTKSVGFHVRSNLENDSCSPGDSDHSSKPSKESQASISRRQCLTCLCSTVALISNSAISTSVPKAFALDGKERPAGCRNCGGSGAVLCDMCGGTGKWKALNRKRAKDVYEFTECPNCYGRGKLVCPVCLGTGVPNNKGLLRRPDAKQLLDKMYNGRLLPNS, encoded by the exons atgtcatcttcttcttcttcttctcatctcTCAGCCATACCACAACGCCTGTCAAAATCCTCACTATGCCACT TCAACACAAAGTCGGTTGGGTTTCATGTAAGATCCAATCTTGAGAATGACAGCTGCAGTCCGGGGGATTCAGACCACTCTTCTAAACCATCAAAG GAATCTCAGGCCTCAATCTCTCGACGACAGTGTCTCACATGCCTATGTTCAACCGTTGCATTGATAAGCAATTCTGCAATCTCTACTTCCGTTCCAAAGGCATTTGCACTGGATGGAAAAGAGAGACCAGCTGGTTGCCGGAATTGTGGGGGAAGTGGCGCTGTGCTTT GTGATATGTGTGGTGGTACAGGAAAATGGAAAGCTCTCAATAGAAAACGGGCTAAAGATGTGTATGAGTTTACAGAATGTCCAAACTGTTACG GTCGGGGGAAACTCGTATGTCCGGTTTGTTTAGGGACTGGTGTACCAAACAACAAAGGTCTGCTTCGAAGGCCTGATGCAAAGCAGTTACTTGATAAGATGTACAATGGTCGGCTATTGCCAAACTCATAA
- the LOC18774084 gene encoding E3 ubiquitin-protein ligase SINAT2 isoform X1 — translation MSPGGRFCEDVAESRMAFADSDVATSTGDVRTSPFRKAAPGLLGIPGMPSNHNVHDLLECPVCMNLMCPPIHQCPNGHTLCSSCKVRVHNCCPTCRNELGNIRCLALEKVAESLDLPCRYQIYGCQDIFPYYSKLKHEKICKYRPYNCPYAGADCSVTGDIQLLMMHLKNDHKVDMHDGCTFNHRYVKSNPQEVDNATWMLTIFNCFGRQFCLHFEAFHIGTAPVYMAFLRFMGDDDEAKQFTYSLEVSGSGRKLIWQGIPRSIRDSHRKVRDSQDGLIIPRNLALFFSGGNRQELKLKVAGRIWKEH, via the exons ATGTCTCCTGGAGGTCGCTTCTGTGAGGATGTGGCTGAGTCTCGTATGGCATTTGCAGATTCTGATGTTGCAACTTCCACTGGTGATGTAAGGACTTCCCCTTTCAGAAAAGCTGCCCCTGGTTTGCTTGGAATTCCTGGAATGCCATCAAACCACAATGTGCATGACCTACTCGAGTGTCCTGTTTGCATGAATTTAATGTGTCCTCCAATTCACCAG TGTCCAAATGGCCACACTCTCTGCTCGAGCTGTAAGGTTAGAGTGCACAACTGTTGCCCCACGTGTCGCAATGAACTTGGAAATATAAGGTGCTTGGCACTGGAGAAAGTAGCAGAGTCGCTGGATCTTCCTTGTAGATACCAAATTTATGGTTGCCAAGATATATTCCCATACTACAGCAAGCTAAAGCATGAGAAAATCTGTAAATATCGTCCATACAACTGCCCTTATGCTGGAGCTGATTGTTCTGTCACAGGAGATATCCAACTCCTTATGATGCATCTTAAAAATGATCACAAGGTTGACATGCATGACGGATGTACTTTCAACCATAGATATGTTAAATCCAATCCCCAAGAAGTTGACAATGCTACATGGATGTTGACC ATTTTTAACTGTTTTGGGCGCCAGTTTTGCTTGCATTTTGAGGCTTTCCACATTGGAACTGCACCTGTTTACATGGCCTTCCTTCGGTTCAtgggtgatgatgatgaggcaAAGCAATTCACTTATAGTCTCGAAGTTAGCGGCAGTGGCAGAAAGCTTATATGGCAAGGAATTCCTAGGAGCATCCGAGATAGCCACAGAAAAGTTCGTGACAGTCAAGATGGACTAATCATTCCGAGGAACTTAGCACTCTTCTTCTCCGGTGGTAATAGGCAGGAACTGAAGCTGAAAGTCGCTGGTCGTATATGGAAAGAACACTGA